The following coding sequences lie in one Sorghum bicolor cultivar BTx623 chromosome 6, Sorghum_bicolor_NCBIv3, whole genome shotgun sequence genomic window:
- the LOC8070830 gene encoding 2-oxoglutarate dehydrogenase, mitochondrial → MGLFRAASGLARVALRRNLSRAAASPFAGGGGAVPRAAPARYFHSTRPRWFAAPEPRAVPLSRLTDSFLDGTSSVYLEELQRAWEADPNSVDESWDNFFRNFVGQAAATSPGLSGQTIQESMRLLLLVRAYQVSGHLKAKLDPLGLEERPVPDVLDPAFYGFSEADLDREFFLGVWRMAGFLEENRPVQTLRSVLERLEQAYCGTIGYEYMHIPDREKCNWLRDRIETVNPREYSYDRRQVMLDRLIWSTQFENFLATKWTTAKRFGLEGAETLIPGMKEMFDRAADLGVESIVIGMPHRGRLNVLGNVVRKPLRQIFSEFSGGTKPVNEGEGLYTGTGDVKYHLGTSYDRPTRGGKQIHLSLVANPSHLEAVDPVVAGKTRAKQYYSNDRDRTKNLGVLLHGDGSFSGQGVVYETLHLSALENYTTGGTIHIVVNNQVAFTTDPKSGRSSQYCTDVAKALDAPIFHVNGDDLEAVVHVCELAAEWRQTFHSDVVVDIVCYRRFGHNEIDEPSFTQPKMYKVIRNHPSALEIYQRKLLESGKISKEDIDKLNKKVSTILNEEFQNSKDYVPNKRDWLSAYWTGFKSPEQISRIRNTGVKPEILKRVGEAMTTLPENFKPHRAVKKIFDLRRQMIETGEGIDWAVGEALAFATLIIEGNHVRLSGQDVERGTFSHRHSVIHDQETGEQYYPLDHLVMNQDEELFTVSNSSLSEFAVLGFELGYSMENPNSLVIWEAQFGDFANGAQVIFDQFLSSGESKWLRQTGLVVCLPHGYDGQGPEHSSARLERFLQMSDDNPYVIPEMDPTLRKQIQECNWQVVNVTTPANYFHVLRRQIHRDFRKPLIVMSPKNLLRHKDCKSNLSEFDDLAGHPGFDKQGTRFKRLIKDQNNHKDLEEGINRLVLCSGKVYYELDEERRKAERTDVAICRVEQLCPFPYDLIQRELKRYPNAEIVWCQEEPMNMGAYSYINPRLLTAMKALGRGGIEDIKYVGRAPSAATATGFYSVHVQEQTELVKKALQRDPINYPF, encoded by the exons ATGGGGCTGTTCCGGGCGGCGTCCGGCCTGGCCCGTGTGGCGCTGCGGCGGAACCTCTCGCGCGCCGCGGCGAGCCCCTtcgccggcggcggtggcgccgtCCCTCGTGCCGCGCCGGCGCGCTACTTCCACTCCACCCGCCCGCGCTGGTTCGCTGCGCCTGAGCCCCGTGCGGTGCCGCTCTCGCGTCTCACCGACAGCTTCCTCGATGGGACCAGCAGCGTCTACCTTGAGGAGCTGCAGCGGGCCTGGGAGGCCGACCCCAACTCCGTCGACGAGTCCTGGGACAACTTCTTCCGCAACTTCGTCGGCCAGGCTGCGGCCACCTCACCGGGCCTCTCCGGCCAGACCATCCAGGAGAGCATgaggctgctgctgcttgtCAGGGCGTATCAGGTGAGTGGCCACCTGAAAGCCAAGCTCGACCCGCTCGGGCTGGAGGAGCGCCCGGTCCCAGACGTGCTGGACCCAGCGTTCTATGGGTTCTCTGAGGCTGACTTGGACCGCGAGTTCTTCCTTGGGGTGTGGAGGATGGCTGGGTTCCTTGAGGAGAACCGGCCAGTGCAGACGCTGCGTTCCGTGCTGGAGCGGCTCGAGCAGGCCTACTGCGGCACCATTGGGTATGAGTACATGCACATACCTGACAGGGAGAAGTGCAACTGGCTCAGGGATAGGATCGAGACAGTTAACCCAAGGGAGTACTCTTATGATCGTCGTCAGGTCATGCTGGATAGGCTTATCTGGAGCACACAGTTTGAGAATTTCTTGGCTACCAAGTGGACGACTGCAAAACGGTTCGGTCTTGAAGGCGCTGAGACTCTGATCCCTGGCATGAAGGAGATGTTTGACAGGGCAGCTGATCTTGGTGTAGAGAGTATTGTCATTGGGATGCCACATAGAGGCAGGTTAAATGTCTTGGGAAACGTTGTGAGGAAGCCCTTGCGACAGATATTCAGCGAGTTTAGTGGTGGTACCAAGCCTGTCAATGAAGGGGAGGGGTTGTATACAGGGACTGGTGATGTCAAGTACCATCTTGGAACTTCATATGATAGGCCTACCAGAGGTGGGAAACAAATCCATCTGTCACTGGTTGCAAACCCGAGTCATTTGGAAGCAGTTGATCCAGTTGTTGCTGGGAAGACAAGAGCGAAGCAGTACTATTCTAATGACCGCGACAGGACCAAGAATTTGGGAGTGTTGCTGCATGGTGATGGTAGTTTCTCAGGGCAGGGAGTTGTGTATGAGACACTGCATCTCAGTGCCCTTGAAAATTACACCACTGGTGGGACAATACATATTGTGGTCAATAATCAGGTTGCTTTCACTACTGATCCAAAGTCAGGGAGATCCTCGCAGTATTGCACAGACGTAGCAAAAGCATTGGATGCTCCTATTTTCCATGTTAACGGTGATGATTTGGAGGCCGTTGTTCATGTCTGTGAGCTCGCTGCAGAATGGCGACAGACATTTCATTCAGATGTAGTGGTGGACATTGTATGCTACCGGCGATTTGGCCATAATGAAATTGATGAGCCGTCCTTCACCCAACCTAAGATGTACAAG GTGATTAGGAACCATCCAAGTGCGCTTGAGATTTATCAAAGAAAGTTGTTGGAGTCTGGGAAGATCTCAAAGGAAGATATTGATAAGTTAAACAAGAAGGTCAGCACTATACTTAACGAGGAATTCCAGAATAGCAAAGACTATGTTCCCAACAAGAGGGACTGGCTTTCAGCTTACTGGACTGGGTTCAAGTCACCAGAGCAGATTTCGCGTATCCGAAACACCGG TGTCAAGCCAGAGATTCTAAAACGTGTTGGAGAAGCCATGACTACTCTGCCAGAAAATTTTAAGCCTCACAGGGCTGTGAAGAAGATTTTTGATCTGCGGCGTCAGATGATTGAGACTGGAGAAGGCATTGATTGGGCAGTTGGTGAAGCACTCGCTTTTGCTACTCTTATAATTGAGGGGAACCATGTCAGGTTAAGTGGACAGGATGTTGAGAGGGGTACATTCAGCCACCGTCATTCTGTCATCCATGACCAAGAAACTGGAGAGCAGTACTACCCTCTGGATCATCTTGTTATGAATCAAGATGAGGAGCTTTTTACTGTGAGCAACAG TTCCCTGTCAGAATTTGCTGTTTTGGGCTTTGAATTGGGTTACTCCATGGAGAACCCGAACTCATTGGTCATatgggaagctcagtttggtgatTTTGCAAATGGAGCTCAAGTGATATTTGATCAGTTCCTGAGTAGTGGGGAGTCAAAATGGCTCCGCCAGACTGGCCTTGTCGTTTGCCTTCCTCATGGATATGATGGTCAGGGGCCTGAACATTCTAGTGCAAGATTGGAGCGCTTTCTTCAG ATGAGTGATGACAACCCTTATGTTATACCTGAGATGGATCCAACACTGCGGAAGCAAATCCAGGAGTGCAATTGGCAGGTCGTTAATGTAACGACTCCTGCGAATTATTTCCATGTTCTGCGTCGCCAG ATACACCGGGACTTCAGGAAGCCTTTGATTGTGATGTCCCCAAAGAACCTCCTTCGCCACAAGGACTGCAAGTCAAACCTATCTGAATTTGATGATCTTGCGGGCCACCCTGGATTCGACAAGCAAGGGACACGCTTCAAGCGGCTCATTAAGGACCAGAATAATCACAAGGACCTTGAGGAGGGAATCAACCGTCTAGTTCTTTGCTCTGGGAAG GTgtattatgaactggatgaagaaagaAGGAAGGCAGAGCGCACTGATGTTGCTATATGTAGAGTTGAGCAGCTCTGCCCGTTCCCCTATGACCTCATTCAGCGCGAGTTGAAGAGATATCCAA ATGCTGAGATCGTGTGGTGCCAGGAGGAGCCGATGAACATGGGAGCGTACAGCTACATCAACCCGCGGCTGCTGACGGCGATGAAGGCTCTTGGCCGTGGTGGCATCGAGGACATCAAGTACGTCGGCAGGGCCCCTTCGGCTGCTACCGCGACGGGCTTCTACTCTGTGCACGTGCAGGAGCAGACGGAGCTGGTGAAGAAGGCGCTGCAGCGCGACCCCATCAACTACCCGTTCTGA